In the genome of Ciona intestinalis unplaced genomic scaffold, KH HT000308.1, whole genome shotgun sequence, the window CGATCCTTTTGAACTTGCGAGTTTCAAGCAAGAGGTGCCAGAAAAGTTACCACAGGGATAAGCTAGGGGCTGCAGGAGACTCGACCACACCCACCCGTAGCCCACCCTGCTTGCTCCGATGACTGCTTGTTGCACCCAAACTTTCGAAACTAAATTTTGCAACCACATAATTTGTCTTAACATTTTGCAATTAACCATTTTGTCGTAAAATTATAGACTATACAATTAGCCAATATACGTTTCTTTTGCAACTGCAATCTTATGATCTTGGTATATGCTTGTCTCGAAATGTGTGGAAgaagtgaaaataaatattaacatattCGTGTCGGACTGCcaatatacttttatttatcaaCTGCAATCTTATGATCTTGGTATATGCTTGTCTTGAAAGGTGTGGaagaactaaaaaaaattattaacataTTCGCGACTGActaggtaaaaaatattacattggTTGGTTGTGTTAAAGCTCTACGTTTTAATGGaaaatataattctttggCTTGAAATGAGCAGGAGTTGGCGGCACGAGGAAAACCAAactgtttctttgtttaactCTGGACAGTGCAACATATGCACAACCTTCTGGCAGGGATGGTGCATCGAACCAGACACAGACCTTCTGCAGTGTTTGTCCTTGCGACTTGTGGATGGTGGAAGCATATGCTGGTGTAAATGGGTAATACATTCGCCCGCCTTTTTCATTGGAAATGGGATAGATTCGGACGAAGCAAGAGTTTTCTATCTCCAGGTAGAcaattttttggaaaactttGCGAACAATGCCACATTGACCATTTACATATCGTCGCGATTTATCCCTGTTCTCTGTAATTCTCATGAACATTCCTTCATAAAGAGGTCTTGGCTCTGATTTGTTGTTTTCCATAATAAAAAAACCCAAAGGTGGTGTTGTACAAAAGAGATGGCAACATATGGTGTCATTGATGAAAGCACTTCCCTTGTTGgtgaatgttaaaaattttgtgttgGGATTGCGTTTGTACACAGATATAACATCGTCCTCTGTTGGTTGGTTTGAATCTGACTCTGTAAGACCTGCAATGAAAGAGTTCAATTGATGTTTAGTTGGTTTCCAGTAACGGATTAGTGCTAGGAAATTGTGCAGACATTGCTCTTTGGACCGAAATTGAGTGAAGAGTGTGAATTTACGGCAAAGAGACATGAGTAGTTTGTCGTCAAATAAGCTTTTACAGTCTTGTTTATTTGGTCCGAATGGTTGCAATTGCAATGGGTCACCGCAAAGAACTGTAATTGGTGGTCTCGGCATAGATCGGATACTGGAAATAATATGGTGTGAGTGTTTTTTTGCTACCATACTGATTTCATCTAAAAGTATTATGTCAAACATTCGTAAACTCCAATTAGTAAAGCTTTCTTGTTCACGGGCTATGCCTATTTTAAATGCGGAATGAACAGTGTCACATGTAACGGAATCTGGAAGGAAGGCTTTGTACGTGCTGCATAGGAAACCTGTGGGCGTGGCAAGAAGAACACGATGTTTGTTTGTGCAGCAAACTTCAATTATTCTGCGAAGCACTTCACTCTTACCCGTTCCATGCTCCCCTGTTAATAAAAAGAATTTGAGGGCagtaaatgaaacattttttgaacGTTTGTCAACTGTGTTTAGTACTGTGGTAAAgaagttttgttgttgtacattaaaaataattgaactaTTTGTAATTGGTTTTGGCACATTTAAGTGAACAGGCGAAATGGAATTTTGTAACCAGCATTTCCATGTGTGACGTAAACTGTCAACGTATGATAGAAATGATTCTGTATAAAACGAAAGATCCCCGCGACCCCTTGAAAATTCAcgaatttttttgttgcatttcCAAAAGTTCCATCTATTATGCACTgcaaaagaaaacatttttaaatcatcTGGAACATTTTCGAATTGCACATGTAGCAGCTGTTTTACGTTAGTGAACGGTCTGTGAAGTAGAGCATCCTGAAAAAAGAACTGATCACTTGTTATTGCAGcacttttaaaaccaactaatacaacaatattttcGTTGTAACGTTTCACTTGTTGATCACCGACCCAACTGTAGGTGTGCATATATTTGAATAGGGACATTGTTGCATCAGAATGTGGACGTTCTAAATACTTGGTaacagttttgtttgtatatactTTGTCAAAGTAAGGAACAACAAACCGTTTGGTTTTGGATGAGGTATGTGCCATTCGCACATTGGACAAAGCCATTATCATTTCCGGTTCACATGGTGCCAATTCACACAAGTATCTGTAGGCAACATCGCAACCACTAACATCACTGTAAAGATCGCGGATGGCCATTGTATTATCTTTCATTTTGCTGACGTAACTGCTCACGTATCGCATTAACATACCATGTTGATCCGTTAATTGCACATCCATTGAACATTGTAAAGAATAAGCAAGGGTGTCAAAATATTGCCTTAAATTTAATGCATGGTCTGTGGCCGGACGGTGCAGaattattttatgatttaCTGGATCTATATATGTGGGACCTTCATTAACTTGTACGCCTTTTGGACCAGTTTTTGAAGTTTGAGTAAGATACACAGTTTCAGCACAAACTTTACTGCTCGTAGGTATGTGACCAAATAAACGATCAGTATCTATTGCACTTGTTTTGTCTAACCAAGCAATGTAATGCACATGCAATGTTCCACGTTGCTGAAATTCGAATCTGTAGAAATaagttttaagatttttaagTCGTGAGTTACAGTGGTTTGAAAGCAAGTGCTTGGTCCACTTGCTCTTGCTTTTTCCAGAAATGTAACCTCGTAGTACCTCCTGCAACGTATGAGCAATGCAAAGTGTTTCAGCTGAAGCAATTGTAGTTGCACGGCAACCGGTTTCTGCCATTCTTTGTTTGAGCCAAAAAGGTTGAGGAAACGTCCATTCATATGGACTTATGGTTATAAAAATGTCGGGGGGTCCGAATTGATTTACAGCATcgattaaataataatgttgCCACTTCCAGAACGTAGGGGAAAACGATTTTCCTTCTAAAGATTGGGCAGGACTgcattgcatttttttacccgATTCTATAGCTCCAGAAATAGTTTTGTACAACCAACGGTCGTACTGAAAACGTAACATTGCAAAAGATGTACTGTAATCTGTAATGTTACTCAAAACTTTTAGACTGAAACCTTTCTTTGTGCTTAAATGTGTCTGACCACCACAAGCTTCAGATTCGCACAAGTAATTAAAAGGATACATCACCGGCCAAATTGCAGTCTCCATACATggaattttaaacatttggtaGAAAGGAACCCGTTGTGGTAAATCTCCTTGTCGGTGTTTCTGTATAAAGTCGTTGTACTTGCTGTTTGTTGCTTGGCATAACCAGTGGTAAGCATTACGCAGTTTATGTTTCCTTGAACCGTCCTCAATGATATCTATTTTTTGATGTACAAATTTTTTCGACAGAGTTGCTGCAACACCGCCATCTTTAAAACGATAACCATGTTGCTTTCTGGAAGTGCTGCCAATATGCAAGGTATATATGGAAAGGACTTGTTGATCTTCTTCAGTTAAGTTTTGCAGAAATTTTGGCCAATGTTGTAGTGCTGGAATGTGGTACCTTTGTTTCGTACATATGCATTGCTTGGTTAACGGAGGTGTTAATGTCCTGAAAGTTGGACGAATGCTCACTGGAGCCACTGACATGCATAATTGACAGTAAGACCAGGAATTGTAGACAATCCATTGTTTCAATTGGTCACCTATGCGTTGACCTGTCGATTGGTGGTTATCATCAGTAATACATCTCTGAGCAGAAAATGCTGCACCTTTCGCAATTCTTTGTTCCATTCTTGTACTCACAATATGTTCAGCttgactttttttttcttgcaagTGTTCATCCATTAATATACAGTTTTGTTTGTAGTTACCCCAGTACAATTCACAGTCTGTCATGATGCTGAAGACAAAAGATGtcttatttttgtattatggtttaaatgtaatgtaaGACCATACTATCCTGCATATTAATTTAGCTTgatcaaaataaaaaccaagtGACTGTACGATTTGAAGTTATATGTACAACAGCGGCACCATtcgtttgtttaatttatcgGGGTTAATTAAGTATGCAGCgacattttaaagtaatattgaTCTATGACATACCTCAAATATGATCACATAAAACCTTGTTTATATGATTAcactaattaataaaatactaaTTTCAGGTCATGTTTAACgatttagatttaaatatacTACACTAGTTTACAATGTATTTCTCCACGACTATTTACTTACTTACAGTCCATTATTAACAGTCACATAGCACTACATATTATTGTACTGCACAATTATAAACTGATCTACATGTGctacttatatttttttcgaatttagcttaatcaaaataaaaaccaagtGACTTTACGATTTAGGGTTAGATGTACAACAGCGCCACCATTCGGTAATTATATTTATCGCGGTTATTAACTGTGTTGcgacattttaaattaatacttCCATATGACATAACTTAAACATAATTAGACAAAACCTTGTTTACCTGgttacattaattaaaaatatactaatTTCCGGTTAAACAATTTAGATGTACATAGACAACAGCGACACCAAACGGGCACATAATTTTTAGGGGTAATATACTGCACTATTTTACAATGTATTTCACCACGACTATTTACTTACTTACCTTCCATTATTAACATTCACATAGAACTACATTTTATTGTACTGCATACTTATGAACTGATCTGTACGTTGTACTTTTGCTAACATCTGAACTATGGTTTAACTCGATATTAACAATTGTACAATGTTTGTGTTTGATTTGACAGTCGTTACTTATACCcataacctttttttaaacatgacTGCCTGTGGTGACAGATACAGACAGATAGGGATAAAGAGGTGTCAGTTCCTGCAGTAATCCAGTATCCTGCAGGGAATTAGAGCGAACCGTTTCTTTATCTGATACGGCAGAAGTGGCGAAATTCATTGTTATgataagcaaaaaaatatcctGCAGTGAAATAGTGCAATTGCTGAAGTAAATCATATTGTTTGAAAATGTAATGCATGAAAATAGGGGAAAACGTGTCGTTTCAAGAAATATACAACCATTTATTTCGTGGGTGGAGTTCCACAAAAAACGAATAAAACGACCACCGATTGTTATACCGGTTAAAATTGCTTACAATACTTTAAACGAAGAAATAAGCGAACGTTTAATCGGGTAACTGGGTGATTATGTTGCTTGTATATGTAATTTCCACGTTTATTTGTGAACAACATGTGTATGCTGTAATAAATAGTAATGTGTCTAAAGGTTTGAAAGAAATATtgaataagttaaatataactgaGGTAATAATAGGAATGtgcaatgaaaatatttagtGTTAATATGCAGTTCAtgattatttgtaaaaaacattatGCAATGTTTTGTGAAAGGATTTGCAGTTTCTAACACGGCAATTGTTTAGCAATGCTTTACACACCAGGATATCAATGACCATCGTTTAATACAAAAGGCGTACAATTTTTCTTAATACCATTAACTTTTGATTTTAGATGTGACGATTCAGTTGGAAATAGCAAGTTGTCATAACTGTAAAGCCGTGGACCTTCTGGTGAGCAAATGCTTTACTGTGCTTCTGGTGAGCAAAAGTTTTAGGTAAAGCATAAGATGATTTTATTAATGTTAGTGTATTACATTACAAGTATTCTGGACAACAGCATATCTTAATAAGAATACGACGTACTTTATGTGgtgtgttattgtttttacaagtttCAGAATAATTGGAAGTGAAATATACTTAAGTTTGACTgtaatgaattatttaaatattactgaAGCAATGAAAGGGATGTGTAATGAACATTTTTAGTGTTAATATGCAGTTCATGATTACTGTCTCGAAACCGAATATTGATGCATTGAAGGGGCGAATAACATGTCCCGGTATAATGGGTTTACAGAAAAGATATTGATATGATCATACATTTCATTAGTGACATTAGAAATTGCTTGAGTTACATTCCTAAACTGAGTAGTTTAATCAATGTGGCAGGTACGGCAGTGTTATTTGTGATgataaaagttattgtttaCTTGAGATATCTACATCTTCCACGATATGACTAACACTATGGTTGTCAGTTCGACCGATCCCCCATGCTATCTGATTTCGTGGGTAGGCATTCTAATGTATGATAAGATACAAAGCGTTGCACAGTGTCAGTAGATtgcatagaataaaaaaaaacttttcgtGGAATAAGCCATGTATTGTCATTGAGTGACTTTTAGGATGTTAATAACGGCAGGATATGGCTCTCACAGTTAAATTGGAATCAGACAGTACAGACTTTAAAGTATAATAGTCTAGAAGGAGCGTGCGACTTTTGTGCAATGTGTCAGTCTGTCATTGTTATTGTTGTGGTGTAGCTGGAGATTATTTGTAAGGAACATCCTGCAACGTTTTGTGAAAGGACTTGCAGTTTGTAACACGAAAATTCTTTAGCAAAGCTTTATAAAAGGGATATCAATGACCATCGTTTAATATAAAAGgcgtacaatttttttaataccatTCACTTTTGATTTCAGATGTGACGACTCAGTTAGAAATAGCAAGTTGTCTTAATTCCAAAGCCGTGCACTTTCTGGTGAGCAAAAGCTTTACTGTGCTTTTGGTGAGCAAAAGTTTTAGGTAAAGCagaaattgatttttattaaagttagtGTATTATATTAAGAGTATTCCGGATAAAAGCATATATTAATACGAATACGAGGTACTTTATGTGGTGTGTTAATGTTTGTACAAGTTTCAGAATAATTGTAAGTGAAATATACTTAAGTTTGAATGTAATGAATTGCTTAAAGATAATTTAAGCAATGAAAGGGATGTGTAATGAAAATTTTTAGTGTTAATATGCAGTTCACGATTACTGTCTTGAAACCGAATGTTGATGCATTGAAGGGATGAATAACATGTCCCGGTATAATGGGTTTACAAAAAAGATATTGGTATGATCATACATTTCATTAGTGACATTAGAAATTGCTTGAGTTACATTCCTAAACTGAGTAGTTTAATCAATGTGGCAGGTACGGCAGTGTTATTTGTGATgataaaagttattgtttaCTTGAGATATCTACATCTTCCACGATATGACTAACACTATGGTTGTCAGTTCGACCGATCCCCCATGCTATCTTATTTCGTGGGTAGGCATTCTAATGTATGATAAGATACAAAGCGTTGCACAGTGTCATTAGATTGcatagaaaaaaacttttcgtGGAATAAGCCCAGTATTGTCATTGAGTGACTATTTGAAAGTTTATAACGGCAGGATTTGGCTCCCACAGTTAGATTGGAATCAGGCAGTACAGACTCTGAAGTATAATAGTCTAGAAGGATCGTGCGACTTTTGTGCAATGTGTCAGTCCGgcattgttattgttgttgtgtaGCTGGAGATTATTGATAAGAAACATCCTGCAATGTTTTGTGAAAGGATTTGCAGTTTCTAACACGAAAATTGTTTAGCAAAGCTTTATAAAAAAGGATAGTAATGACCATCGTTTAATATTAAAGGCGTACAGTTTTTCCTAATACCATTCACTTTTGATTTCAGATGTGACCATTCAGTTAGAAATATCAAGTTGTCATAACTGTAATGCCATGCAGATTAGGGTGAGCATAAGATTAGTAACATTGGCACTCAGTATGGAAAAGAAAATTGTGTGGTTTGAAATTCTTTGTGTCTTGTAATGTGAACAAGGTTTAAGTCAAGTATAAGATGATTTTATTAATGTGAGTGTATTATATTACGAGTATGCTGGATAAAAGCATATCTTAATCAGAATGTTAGGTAATATATGTTGTGTGTAAATGTTTGTACAAGTCTGAGAATAATTGGAAGTGAAATGTGCTTAAGGTTTATagaaacataacatttttttgcttttcaGTATTAAAGAACCTGTTCGTTCAATTTTActgcaattttttataaatacctCATTTTGATAATGTCTGAAAAAGGAACTCCCACCAAGAGGAAGAACCCAGAAGGAGGAATTGCATTTTTTCAGCATTTCCCGAAGGATTTTTTAAGACCTTATGGGGTAGCAACTGTTCCTGCAGCAACTGGAACAGACAACTTTATTGATGGTagaattaaacattttacaaccGAATGGCTTTGCCGTCCCGGAATTGCCATGTCTGAATTTTCTGACACAATTTCGTCGAATTGGAAGAGAGCAATGGAAGATTTGAGTTTGCTTAGCGAATCATCTTTTTTGGAGCCTGCTAataccaaaatattaaaacttgcAAAGCTGTCTAATTTCTTTGCAAAACCAGGAAAGGATGAAGAGAGTAGAATAGATGAAGGTAAAGCAAGAAGAAAAGTGCATTCTTTTGCTCGAGAGCTGAACCAAATGTCAGATCTCGATGAAGCATATATTGATACAGCTCTCGATGTTGGTTCTTCTTTGTATTTAATGGCAATTCATATAAAAGTTGCGAAATACATCTTTACAAATTTGGACGAAGTTTCTGCAACCTGTTCTGATactaacaatttaaaagagTTCAAACGTTATCCAACGTTGGAAACATACACCGATGTTGTTGTTTCGGATCATTTAAAGCGGGGAAGATCAACTCAGAgagttaattgtaaaaaaagctTGAGAGATATGAAAGTTACATCTCAACCTGGAACGTCTGCAAGGATGTTTGATACATATGACTCTTCCAGTTCTCTTGATAAAGTGACAACCAAGGACAAGTcagtaaaaacaaagaatacaaAAACAGTACTTGCTAATCGACCTCACTCAACAGCATTAAAGAAGTCATCCTCACAAGAAATTAATAGTTCATCGGACGAAGATGTaggaaaagaaaaattttCAAGCCCCGAAAAAAAAGTGACATcaacaaaaaagaaacaactAAAAACCAAAAAGCAACAATTGAAAAGTAAggcaagaaaaaaagaaaagaaatgtaGGGAAGAACATGAACAAACTGCAAGCCAGGATCTGTTCGCTACATTTGAAGAACAGAGTGATTTCAGTGAAACACCTATCAAGAAGACAAAGGTAAACgctaaagaaaatataaagtaagcAATGACTGGACATTACAGAACCACCTAGCAAAACAAGACAATTTGGAAGAACGTTGTGTAAATAAACGAAACATAAATTTGTCATGttttttcatgtttgtttacttgttttatATCGTTTGTTTGTGATTTCAGGGTTTCTAATATTTGAATTAAACCTCACATTTAACATATACACGTTTTCAAATTCAGCAGACAGGGTAGAGCATCTATGACTGCTTAACATAAAAAGGTCtaaataagttgtttaaactttgtaaatgGAATGAACATGAATTACCTATCCAAATCCTTTCTGATGGACCTATATCCGCAAGTtttaaatagataaaaaattacaaaaaacattagttaaaatttcaaaataaagaGTTTTTTGAGAGATGTTTTAACGGTTACTATAACGGTTACTTAccgttatttgtttttttttcaagttttatttcggtacttagtttttttttaaaaggctATTTTTGGGACggtagtttttttaaagtgacCTAATACTGTTTCGTTTCATACATGATTACGTATTGAAAGCCATGCTTACCATCTTATTTcaagcaaaaaaatgaaaaatttaattttttgagaCATTCTGAATTTCCtaagtttttaatgaaaaattaataatattgaaaaaatatgataaaatttttatgctaaactgttttaaacatcattACATATCCAAATTAATTTCGGGCCTTTTTGTCAATGGCAATTTTCAagacttttttttcattttcgggacttagtttttttttcattttcggacttagttttttttttcaaagttcaTTTTTCGGAACTTGGTTTTTTTTCAAAGGCTATTTTCGGGActtagattttttttcttcattttggggacttagttttttttccattttcggacttagttttttttttcaaagttcaTTTTTCGGGACTTAGATTTTTTCAAATGTAAATTTCGggtcttttttttaaatggcaatttttaaaatttttttttttcgggacttagattttttttcttcattttggGGACTTggttttttttccattttcggacttagttttttttttcaaagttcaTTTTTCGGGACTTAGATTTtttcaaatgtaaattttgggtcttttttttaaatggcaatttttaaattttttttt includes:
- the LOC113475383 gene encoding uncharacterized protein LOC113475383 isoform X1 gives rise to the protein MTDCELYWGNYKQNCILMDEHLQEKKSQAEHIVSTRMEQRIAKGAAFSAQRCITDDNHQSTGQRIGDQLKQWIVYNSWSYCQLCMSVAPVSIRPTFRTLTPPLTKQCICTKQRYHIPALQHWPKFLQNLTEEDQQVLSIYTLHIGSTSRKQHGYRFKDGGVAATLSKKFVHQKIDIIEDGSRKHKLRNAYHWLCQATNSKYNDFIQKHRQGDLPQRVPFYQMFKIPCMETAIWPVMYPFNYLCESEACGGQTHLSTKKGFSLKVLSNITDYSTSFAMLRFQYDRWLYKTISGAIESGKKMQCSPAQSLEGKSFSPTFWKWQHYYLIDAVNQFGPPDIFITISPYEWTFPQPFWLKQRMAETGCRATTIASAETLCIAHTLQEVLRGYISGKSKSKWTKHLLSNHCNSRLKNLKTYFYRFEFQQRGTLHVHYIAWLDKTSAIDTDRLFGHIPTSSKVCAETVYLTQTSKTGPKGVQVNEGPTYIDPVNHKIILHRPATDHALNLRQYFDTLAYSLQCSMDVQLTDQHGMLMRYVSSYVSKMKDNTMAIRDLYSDVSGCDVAYRYLCELAPCEPEMIMALSNVRMAHTSSKTKRFVVPYFDKVYTNKTVTKYLERPHSDATMSLFKYMHTYSWVGDQQVKRYNENIVVLVGFKSAAITSDQFFFQDALLHRPFTNVKQLLHVQFENVPDDLKMFSFAVHNRWNFWKCNKKIREFSRGRGDLSFYTESFLSYVDSLRHTWKCWLQNSISPVHLNVPKPITNSSIIFNVQQQNFFTTVLNTVDKRSKNVSFTALKFFLLTGEHGTGKSEVLRRIIEVCCTNKHRVLLATPTGFLCSTYKAFLPDSVTCDTVHSAFKIGIAREQESFTNWSLRMFDIILLDEISMVAKKHSHHIISSIRSMPRPPITVLCGDPLQLQPFGPNKQDCKSLFDDKLLMSLCRKFTLFTQFRSKEQCLHNFLALIRYWKPTKHQLNSFIAGLTESDSNQPTEDDVISVYKRNPNTKFLTFTNKGSAFINDTICCHLFCTTPPLGFFIMENNKSEPRPLYEGMFMRITENRDKSRRYVNGQCGIVRKVFQKIVYLEIENSCFVRIYPISNEKGGRMYYPFTPAYASTIHKSQGQTLQKVCVWFDAPSLPEGCAYVALSRVKQRNSLVFLVPPTPAHFKPKNYIFH
- the LOC113475383 gene encoding uncharacterized protein LOC113475383 isoform X2, coding for MTDCELYWGNYKQNCILMDEHLQEKKSQAEHIVSTRMEQRIAKGAAFSAQRCITDDNHQSTGQRIGDQLKQWIVYNSWSYCQLCMSVAPVSIRPTFRTLTPPLTKQCICTKQRYHIPALQHWPKFLQNLTEEDQQVLSIYTLHIGSTSRKQHGYRFKDGGVAATLSKKFVHQKIDIIEDGSRKHKLRNAYHWLCQATNSKYNDFIQKHRQGDLPQRVPFYQMFKIPCMETAIWPVMYPFNYLCESEACGGQTHLSTKKGFSLKVLSNITDYSTSFAMLRFQYDRWLYKTISGAIESGKKMQCSPAQSLEGKSFSPTFWKWQHYYLIDAVNQFGPPDIFITISPYEWTFPQPFWLKQRMAETGCRATTIASAETLCIAHTLQEVLRGYISGKSKSKWTKHLLSNHCNSRLKNLKTYFYRFEFQQRGTLHVHYIAWLDKTSAIDTDRLFGHIPTSSKVCAETVYLTQTSKTGPKGVQVNEGPTYIDPVNHKIILHRPATDHALNLRQYFDTLAYSLQCSMDVQLTDQHGMLMRYVSSYVSKMKDNTMAIRDLYSDVSGCDVAYRYLCELAPCEPEMIMALSNVRMAHTSSKTKRFVVPYFDKVYTNKTVTKYLERPHSDATMSLFKYMHTYSWVGDQQVKRYNENIVVLVGFKSAAITSDQFFFQDALLHRPFTNVKQLLHVQFENVPDDLKMFSFAVHNRWNFWKCNKKIREFSRGRGDLSFYTESFLSYVDSLRHTWKCWLQNSISPVHLNVPKPITNSSIIFNVQQQNFFTTVLNTVDKRSKNVSFTALKFFLLTGEHGTGKSEVLRRIIEVCCTNKHRVLLATPTGLTESDSNQPTEDDVISVYKRNPNTKFLTFTNKGSAFINDTICCHLFCTTPPLGFFIMENNKSEPRPLYEGMFMRITENRDKSRRYVNGQCGIVRKVFQKIVYLEIENSCFVRIYPISNEKGGRMYYPFTPAYASTIHKSQGQTLQKVCVWFDAPSLPEGCAYVALSRVKQRNSLVFLVPPTPAHFKPKNYIFH